One window of Microcoleus vaginatus PCC 9802 genomic DNA carries:
- a CDS encoding ATP-binding cassette domain-containing protein has translation MTSSAVSLSQIQDFLAKTPPFDRLSETALSALVAKCQLLGYRTGQPLFEREKMPTQVAIIYQGQARLLGFDQRSQRHVSLRLVQSKEILGWAGLLRGVPCETAIASTDVIAIVLPAEDFLSVLEKQPTFGEAFREHCSLSEVFELLSLELQRQADGTSNLKELTLQAWQDAAVVNVPNGNKKTQDIAKELDADRVWLVSSGVLGDFPTGSRFSVENAAKSLKVEGRLGARLVGFREPPEPQPETGSFDDTTETAGGQKPPGGKVIVVTPGPERPPEPKTDQPKDAGRYPVFRAKGQIDSPLACFQMLSKYFGLKFRRDIIRKVLENQLKTAGSINMQACGAIAQSIGLTPQLAQVPAEAINRIKAPVMIKWQDSFAIIYSITEQELVLATPEQGLMRKRIPQFKEIWGESGEVLLLQAPQVEQKEQFSFWWFVPALMEHKTVFFEVLLASFFVQLFGLANPLISQIIIDKVLGQRSIDTLDILGAFLLGVALFEGLLNGLRTFLFIDTSNRIDVKLSAEVIDHLLRLPQNYFDNRRVGDLVYKFSMMGQIREFMTSTALTVVLDAVFSVVYVAVMLSYSVQLTFVSLAVVPILGLMIVLINPLVLRLIKQRNNRFADSQSYLVEVVSGIQTVKAQNIELKSRWEWSSRYAKYITASFKTIITGTAAGTISSFLNQVGNLAQLWVGAYLVLGNEITLGQLIAFRIISGNVTGSLLRFVSVWQSFQEVSMSIDMLKDVVDTPTETSDEDRSNIPLPAIQGQVTYEEVSFRFLESGPLQLANVNLEFPAGSFVGIVGGSGSGKSTAMKLLQRLYPPLSGRIFVDGYDISKVELYSLRSQLGVVLQDTLLFNCTVQENIALSNPDASTDEIVRAAKLAVAHDFIMGLPAGYNTVVGERGASLSGGQRQRLAIARTILQNPKLLILDEATSALDYHSERQVCNNLAEAFAGRTVFFITHRLTTIQNADVIIMMDQGSVVERGTHKELMALKGRYYCLFQQQESSNT, from the coding sequence ATGACTTCTTCCGCTGTTTCCCTCTCCCAGATTCAGGATTTCCTAGCTAAAACACCTCCCTTTGACCGACTCTCAGAGACGGCTCTGTCAGCCTTGGTGGCTAAATGCCAACTCCTCGGGTACCGGACGGGGCAACCCCTGTTTGAACGGGAAAAAATGCCGACTCAGGTGGCAATTATCTATCAAGGCCAGGCCCGGCTGCTGGGCTTTGACCAGCGCTCGCAGCGCCACGTAAGTTTACGCTTGGTGCAGTCGAAGGAAATCCTTGGCTGGGCTGGCTTGCTCAGGGGAGTTCCCTGCGAGACGGCAATCGCTTCTACAGATGTGATCGCGATCGTCCTACCTGCCGAAGATTTCCTGAGCGTACTGGAAAAACAGCCGACCTTTGGAGAAGCCTTTCGCGAACACTGTTCCTTGAGCGAAGTATTTGAACTGTTGAGCCTGGAGTTGCAGCGCCAAGCCGACGGCACTTCCAATCTCAAGGAACTCACCCTGCAAGCTTGGCAAGATGCGGCAGTTGTCAACGTGCCAAACGGCAACAAAAAAACTCAAGACATCGCCAAAGAGCTAGATGCCGATCGAGTTTGGCTCGTCAGCAGCGGCGTCTTGGGCGACTTTCCCACCGGCAGCCGCTTCTCTGTGGAAAACGCAGCCAAATCGTTAAAAGTAGAAGGCCGCCTCGGCGCGCGATTGGTCGGCTTCCGGGAGCCCCCAGAACCCCAACCAGAAACAGGCTCATTCGATGACACGACAGAGACAGCAGGGGGGCAGAAGCCGCCCGGCGGAAAAGTCATCGTGGTTACACCCGGCCCAGAGCGCCCCCCAGAACCCAAAACCGACCAACCAAAGGATGCGGGGAGATACCCAGTTTTCCGCGCCAAAGGGCAGATTGACAGCCCGCTAGCTTGCTTCCAAATGTTGAGCAAGTATTTCGGCCTGAAATTTCGTCGAGATATCATCCGCAAAGTTCTAGAAAATCAGTTAAAAACCGCTGGTTCTATCAATATGCAAGCTTGCGGGGCGATCGCCCAAAGCATCGGCCTCACGCCCCAATTGGCGCAAGTGCCAGCAGAAGCCATCAACCGCATCAAAGCCCCCGTAATGATTAAATGGCAAGATAGCTTTGCCATTATTTACAGCATCACCGAGCAAGAATTGGTGCTAGCCACGCCCGAACAGGGGCTGATGCGGAAGCGGATACCTCAGTTTAAAGAAATCTGGGGAGAATCAGGAGAAGTCCTGCTGCTGCAAGCTCCGCAAGTTGAACAAAAAGAGCAGTTCAGCTTCTGGTGGTTTGTGCCGGCCCTCATGGAACACAAGACAGTGTTTTTTGAGGTGTTGCTTGCTTCGTTTTTTGTCCAGTTATTTGGTCTTGCCAACCCATTAATCAGCCAAATAATTATTGATAAAGTATTAGGTCAGCGCAGCATTGACACCTTGGATATTTTGGGGGCATTTCTGTTAGGTGTGGCCCTGTTTGAAGGACTGCTCAACGGTTTGCGTACCTTTTTGTTTATAGACACCTCAAACCGCATCGATGTCAAATTAAGTGCGGAGGTAATCGACCACTTGCTCCGCCTGCCCCAGAATTACTTTGACAATCGGCGCGTGGGAGATCTGGTTTACAAATTCAGCATGATGGGCCAGATTCGGGAATTCATGACGAGTACAGCTCTGACAGTGGTTCTCGATGCGGTATTTTCGGTGGTTTACGTCGCCGTTATGCTCTCTTACAGTGTGCAGCTAACGTTTGTATCTTTGGCAGTGGTACCGATACTGGGGCTGATGATTGTTCTAATCAATCCGCTGGTGCTGCGCCTGATAAAACAAAGAAACAACCGTTTTGCTGACTCTCAATCTTATCTAGTGGAAGTAGTCAGCGGGATTCAAACTGTTAAGGCTCAAAATATTGAATTGAAATCCCGCTGGGAATGGTCTAGCCGCTACGCAAAATACATTACAGCCAGTTTTAAAACAATTATCACGGGGACTGCAGCCGGTACGATTAGCAGCTTTTTAAACCAGGTGGGTAACTTAGCTCAGTTGTGGGTGGGAGCTTATTTGGTACTGGGAAATGAGATTACTTTGGGTCAGTTGATTGCTTTCCGAATTATTTCCGGGAACGTGACTGGTTCGCTGCTGCGTTTTGTGAGCGTGTGGCAGAGTTTCCAAGAAGTCTCGATGTCGATCGATATGCTCAAGGATGTGGTCGATACGCCGACGGAAACCAGCGATGAAGACCGCAGCAATATCCCGCTGCCGGCAATTCAAGGGCAGGTTACTTATGAGGAGGTTTCGTTCCGATTCCTAGAGAGCGGTCCACTGCAATTGGCTAATGTGAATTTGGAATTTCCCGCTGGCAGTTTTGTGGGAATTGTGGGGGGAAGCGGTTCTGGTAAAAGTACGGCGATGAAACTGTTGCAGCGTCTTTATCCGCCTCTGTCGGGCCGGATTTTTGTTGACGGCTATGACATTTCTAAGGTGGAACTGTACTCGCTCCGCAGCCAACTTGGGGTGGTATTGCAAGATACTTTGCTCTTTAACTGTACTGTTCAGGAAAATATTGCTCTGAGCAATCCCGATGCGAGTACGGATGAGATTGTGCGAGCTGCGAAATTAGCGGTAGCTCACGATTTTATTATGGGCTTGCCTGCTGGGTACAATACGGTGGTGGGAGAGCGGGGTGCGTCGCTTTCTGGGGGTCAAAGGCAGCGTTTGGCGATCGCCCGCACGATTTTGCAAAACCCGAAACTCCTGATTTTGGACGAAGCTACAAGCGCCCTCGACTACCATTCCGAACGCCAAGTTTGCAATAACTTAGCAGAAGCTTTCGCCGGGCGCACGGTGTTTTTCATTACTCACCGCCTGACTACAAT
- a CDS encoding MOSC domain-containing protein has translation MISATIKQLFIYPIKGLTPQAMSEFALTAGHGIKGDRAFALMFADNLEAAKMPADNVPWMSKKHFAVQNDWPLLAALECDYQPETTVLTVKRQGVEVLSAATNTAAGRDRIGTFFTEYLAAIESTKEARHPQFAPLHLVGDTSGETRYPDREPVHISLLSQATLDQLTEIALQNIDVGRFRPNIVLEGMAAWSEFELIGKQFQLGTARIEVTARINRCVNIEVNPETGDRDISLLSLLQKEFGHAQTGVLAKIINSGTVKIGDVLHP, from the coding sequence ATGATATCTGCAACAATAAAACAGTTATTTATTTATCCAATTAAAGGGCTGACACCCCAAGCAATGTCGGAGTTTGCTTTAACAGCAGGACACGGAATTAAGGGCGATCGAGCTTTTGCCTTAATGTTTGCAGATAATCTTGAAGCTGCAAAGATGCCCGCAGATAATGTGCCTTGGATGAGCAAAAAACATTTTGCCGTTCAAAATGATTGGCCTCTGTTAGCAGCTTTAGAATGTGATTATCAACCGGAAACGACCGTTTTAACAGTCAAGCGTCAAGGAGTTGAAGTGTTATCCGCAGCAACGAACACAGCAGCGGGGCGCGATCGCATCGGCACTTTTTTCACAGAATATCTGGCGGCAATTGAATCCACAAAAGAAGCGAGACACCCGCAGTTTGCACCTTTGCATTTAGTCGGCGACACCAGTGGCGAAACTCGTTATCCCGATCGAGAACCCGTACACATCTCTTTACTCAGTCAAGCCACATTAGACCAATTAACAGAAATCGCTCTTCAAAACATTGACGTGGGTCGATTTCGCCCGAACATTGTGCTAGAAGGTATGGCAGCTTGGTCAGAATTTGAGTTGATCGGAAAACAGTTTCAATTAGGCACGGCGCGCATAGAAGTTACAGCACGAATCAATCGCTGTGTCAATATAGAAGTGAATCCAGAAACAGGCGATCGGGATATTTCCCTACTCAGTTTACTGCAAAAGGAATTCGGTCACGCACAAACTGGAGTTCTAGCCAAAATTATCAACAGCGGCACAGTTAAAATCGGCGATGTTTTGCATCCCTAG
- a CDS encoding glycosyltransferase, giving the protein MNPNLGMNIAGYINGEFGIGEGVRANIRAAEAAGIPFAINNFTRSPHRKKDTTYQNFSQDNPYPVNLIQVNADEVATFIKHTGSTYFENKYNIGFWAWELPAFPPEWQPAFNHFHEIWTYSNYCAEAISALAPIPVIKIMPSIALPAPSLNREALNLPKNKFIFLFVFDFSSRIERKNTLATIQAFKQAFGEDNSVLLVIKSSNSHTFSAAPASLNSAIANNSNIKHLDGYLSKNKLNGLLYNCDCYVSLHRCEGFGLTMAEAMFYGKPVIATGYSSNTEFMNVGNSYLVKYKLIPIEKDCGPYKKGNVWAEVDVEHAAYLMRYVFNNYREAQQVGAIAAEEIQTLLHPQVTGNKIRKRLEYILEITDNFQSIPLSGTAKAKSAKIMAELPPSQQKNQSQAELQNGQPKVSICIPTYNGEAFIGEAINSALAQTYPNIELIISDDGSTDETVAIAQSFQSQTSVDFRIILHRNYGLSQNWNFCISQAKGQYIKFLFQDDLLAPECIEKMVAVAQQNPEIGMVFSPRGITIADNESNPILRLASQSIKDLHKSWSNLKSIQPGKELLADTNCLNNPINKIGEPSTVLIAARVFEEIGLFDSGLSQYVDLDMWWRIMGNYHIGFVDEKLSSLRIHPEQQTWKNFAAGENHKDVVRFYKKLLNSPDYSFLNQQIKQTIRQKLALRTQPGLSELSALLDQYNKFPSKQPLLALRPYRQQLAEYWLNLPAKKLESAYLKDMGKAHKLLLDSALKTETLTEEEQSFVQQLSSKLAEGGEIADKMQYLLAAMLYRDAYQLPLEYKNAAIPQWFFDDFLKFIFQCPGYFKQNWEIERYSEYFQQLIKYVAANIASFPDSEVWRYLAPFLAKNVSFQALYLSEVNLLNILSQRADILEFYLKKNVGCQIEGNFPQREPERTKIRVGFLLDKISDESETRAAIPTFEYLDRSQFEIIVYHFQVQDERLRKYCENCADKLVQLSEDLPNQVGEMRSHDLDILLICTNTTDTSQPSALLCLHRLARVQIATGGSTPATTGSRNIDYFLAGDLTLPAGAAAEYREKLITLKGSGVCLSYTVESAPAQVEPTRSSWGATEDSVVFMSGAQAFTIIPELRETWAKIIAAVPNSILVLYPFSSHNKNYPTVPFYKQIRSLFAEFGVDKKRLVVIKALPSRADCIKCLELADIYLDSYPYSSACYAAEPLLVGLPIVVRKGQTTRSRQSAAVLEELLIPELVADSEKSYLELSIALGTNPELRRHYRDRIQQKMAANPKYLDSRACSTQLGTLFERLFRE; this is encoded by the coding sequence ATGAACCCTAATCTAGGAATGAATATCGCCGGCTACATCAACGGCGAATTTGGCATAGGAGAAGGTGTCCGAGCAAATATCAGGGCTGCAGAAGCCGCCGGGATTCCCTTCGCCATAAACAATTTTACCCGCAGTCCCCACCGCAAGAAAGACACCACCTATCAAAATTTTAGCCAAGATAATCCCTATCCCGTAAACTTAATTCAAGTCAACGCCGATGAAGTTGCAACGTTTATCAAACATACAGGTTCCACCTATTTTGAAAACAAATACAACATCGGCTTTTGGGCCTGGGAACTTCCCGCCTTTCCCCCAGAATGGCAGCCAGCATTTAATCACTTTCACGAAATATGGACTTACAGCAACTATTGCGCCGAGGCAATTTCTGCACTTGCGCCAATTCCCGTTATCAAAATCATGCCTAGTATTGCTCTCCCCGCACCTTCCCTGAACAGAGAAGCACTGAATTTACCGAAAAATAAATTTATTTTCTTGTTTGTCTTCGACTTTTCTAGTCGCATCGAGCGCAAAAATACTTTAGCGACAATTCAAGCCTTTAAACAAGCTTTTGGGGAAGATAACAGCGTATTATTGGTCATCAAATCTTCTAATTCCCACACATTTTCAGCGGCGCCAGCATCCTTAAACTCAGCCATAGCCAATAATTCAAATATCAAACATCTAGACGGCTATTTGTCCAAAAATAAACTTAACGGTTTGCTCTACAATTGCGACTGTTATGTATCCCTGCACCGCTGCGAAGGATTTGGCTTAACAATGGCTGAAGCCATGTTTTACGGCAAACCCGTAATTGCCACCGGCTATTCATCAAATACAGAATTTATGAATGTCGGCAACAGCTATTTAGTCAAGTATAAGTTAATCCCAATTGAGAAAGATTGCGGGCCCTACAAAAAAGGCAATGTTTGGGCAGAAGTGGATGTCGAGCACGCTGCTTATTTAATGCGGTACGTCTTTAACAATTACCGGGAAGCTCAGCAAGTTGGAGCGATAGCTGCTGAGGAAATTCAGACTTTACTTCACCCGCAAGTTACAGGTAATAAAATTAGAAAACGTCTCGAATATATTCTCGAGATTACCGATAACTTTCAAAGCATACCTCTGTCAGGAACAGCCAAAGCTAAGTCGGCCAAAATTATGGCTGAGTTGCCACCATCACAGCAAAAAAATCAATCCCAAGCAGAACTACAAAACGGGCAGCCGAAGGTTAGCATTTGCATTCCGACATACAACGGAGAAGCATTTATTGGAGAAGCCATCAACAGTGCTTTGGCCCAAACCTACCCTAACATAGAACTGATTATATCCGACGACGGCTCCACAGACGAAACAGTTGCGATCGCCCAATCATTCCAATCGCAAACGTCAGTCGATTTCCGCATCATCCTGCACCGCAACTACGGCTTATCACAAAACTGGAACTTTTGCATATCCCAAGCAAAAGGCCAATACATTAAATTTCTGTTTCAAGACGACTTGCTCGCACCCGAATGTATTGAGAAAATGGTCGCCGTCGCCCAACAAAACCCAGAAATAGGTATGGTTTTCTCCCCGCGTGGTATCACCATAGCTGACAATGAATCTAACCCAATTTTGCGCCTAGCTTCCCAATCCATTAAAGATTTGCATAAAAGTTGGTCAAATTTAAAGTCTATTCAGCCCGGAAAAGAATTACTGGCCGATACTAACTGCTTGAACAACCCGATAAACAAAATTGGCGAACCGAGTACCGTCTTAATTGCCGCGCGAGTCTTTGAAGAAATAGGATTATTTGATTCGGGATTATCTCAGTATGTAGACTTAGATATGTGGTGGCGAATCATGGGCAACTATCATATCGGATTTGTAGACGAAAAACTGTCCTCACTGCGGATTCATCCCGAACAACAAACTTGGAAAAACTTTGCGGCTGGGGAAAATCATAAGGATGTAGTCAGATTTTACAAAAAACTACTAAATAGTCCTGATTACAGTTTCTTGAATCAACAAATCAAACAGACAATCCGCCAAAAGTTGGCATTGAGAACCCAGCCGGGTTTATCGGAATTGTCAGCACTGCTTGATCAATACAATAAATTCCCCTCAAAACAGCCTCTTCTCGCCCTGCGCCCATACCGCCAACAGCTAGCTGAATATTGGCTGAATTTGCCAGCGAAAAAATTAGAAAGTGCTTACTTGAAAGACATGGGTAAAGCTCATAAGTTGCTCCTAGATAGCGCCCTCAAAACTGAAACTTTAACTGAGGAAGAACAAAGTTTTGTCCAGCAGTTATCCTCGAAACTTGCTGAAGGAGGGGAAATTGCCGATAAGATGCAATATCTCCTCGCAGCGATGCTGTACCGCGACGCTTATCAGTTGCCACTTGAGTATAAAAATGCAGCAATTCCCCAGTGGTTTTTTGACGACTTTTTGAAATTTATCTTTCAGTGTCCCGGTTATTTTAAACAAAACTGGGAAATAGAAAGGTACTCTGAATATTTTCAGCAGTTAATCAAGTATGTCGCTGCTAATATCGCCAGTTTTCCAGATTCAGAAGTTTGGCGTTATTTGGCGCCTTTTCTTGCGAAAAATGTTAGTTTTCAAGCTTTGTATTTGAGCGAGGTCAATCTGCTCAATATATTGAGTCAGCGAGCTGATATTCTGGAATTTTATTTGAAGAAAAATGTCGGCTGTCAAATAGAAGGGAATTTTCCTCAGAGAGAACCTGAAAGAACTAAAATCCGAGTTGGCTTTTTGCTTGATAAAATTAGTGATGAATCCGAGACTCGTGCTGCAATTCCGACTTTTGAATATTTAGACAGAAGCCAATTTGAAATTATCGTGTACCATTTCCAGGTACAAGACGAGCGACTGAGGAAATATTGCGAAAATTGCGCCGACAAACTGGTGCAACTGTCCGAAGATTTGCCCAATCAAGTTGGAGAAATGCGATCGCACGATTTAGATATTCTGCTAATCTGCACCAATACCACCGACACTTCTCAACCAAGCGCCCTCCTGTGCCTGCACCGACTAGCGCGGGTGCAAATAGCTACCGGTGGATCAACCCCCGCAACCACCGGAAGCCGAAATATCGATTATTTCCTTGCCGGAGATTTGACATTGCCTGCAGGTGCAGCAGCAGAGTATCGCGAAAAATTAATTACTTTAAAAGGCTCGGGAGTTTGTTTAAGCTATACTGTAGAATCAGCACCTGCCCAAGTTGAACCGACTCGCAGCAGTTGGGGAGCCACCGAGGACTCTGTAGTGTTCATGTCCGGCGCTCAAGCTTTTACAATTATCCCAGAATTGAGAGAAACTTGGGCAAAAATTATTGCGGCGGTACCAAATTCTATTTTAGTTTTGTATCCCTTTAGTTCCCACAATAAAAACTATCCGACGGTGCCTTTTTACAAACAAATTCGATCGCTCTTTGCCGAATTTGGGGTTGACAAAAAGCGCTTAGTTGTGATTAAAGCACTGCCATCTCGCGCCGATTGCATAAAATGTCTGGAATTGGCTGATATATATTTAGACTCCTATCCATACAGCAGTGCCTGCTATGCGGCAGAACCCCTGTTGGTCGGATTGCCTATAGTGGTAAGAAAAGGGCAAACAACTCGATCGCGACAATCAGCCGCAGTGCTCGAAGAACTGCTAATTCCGGAACTGGTAGCAGACAGCGAGAAGTCTTATTTAGAGCTCAGCATAGCACTGGGAACCAACCCAGAACTGCGCCGGCACTACCGCGATCGAATCCAGCAAAAAATGGCGGCAAACCCGAAATATCTCGACAGTCGCGCTTGCTCGACCCAACTCGGAACACTCTTTGAAAGACTATTCCGAGAGTGA
- a CDS encoding methyltransferase domain-containing protein, with translation MIDRANHDFLKLLPPDAKVIVEIGCGTGSTGEQYKLINPHCQYIGIECDREKAKIAVDRLNWVTVADIEEITLESLDIAPGTVDCLIFGDLLPYLKNPWEVLKQYSALLNPEGQILARIPNVQYWRRIVNLLRGQWENPDSKMQHWFTLESIKSLFAQAGLQVYEFQGKGHKTENFVHFQELLHPMVKALELTSSSFATETGAEHYIVRSTKSTVPARRLLIQTIIMAPTGCDRVRVLEPDKFSATIPGVRTVSGVKTAGLIPPLPEEEKVFIWQRTIMQYPAYIPQLKELLQQGYLIVAEIDDNPIRRREYADNNYLSYRGCHCVQTSTEPLAKILRSYNHNVAVFPNQLAYLPPPRIYPAEDTVTIFFGALNREKDWQPIMAALNRVLVAHKHRIRVKVIHDRIFFESLKIQQKEFEPFCSYERYQEIMYSCDIALLPLVSNPVNETKSDLKFIECAARGVAVLASPTVYEHSIVEGETGLIYRYEKEFEIKLNSLISDTSRRREIAANAYEWVRDNRLLCGHYRQRRDWYLQMRDELPRLNAELRDRLPELFGD, from the coding sequence GTGATCGATCGCGCCAACCACGACTTCTTGAAGCTGCTACCGCCGGATGCTAAAGTCATTGTCGAAATTGGCTGCGGTACGGGCTCGACGGGCGAACAGTACAAACTGATCAATCCCCATTGTCAGTATATTGGCATTGAATGCGATCGAGAAAAAGCTAAAATTGCAGTCGATCGGCTAAACTGGGTGACAGTAGCCGATATTGAAGAAATTACTCTCGAAAGTCTCGACATCGCCCCAGGAACCGTCGATTGCTTAATTTTCGGCGACTTGCTACCGTATCTCAAAAACCCTTGGGAAGTCCTCAAGCAGTACAGTGCTTTGCTGAATCCAGAGGGGCAAATTCTCGCCAGAATCCCTAATGTTCAATACTGGCGGCGAATTGTCAATCTGCTGCGGGGACAGTGGGAGAATCCCGACAGTAAGATGCAGCACTGGTTTACCCTAGAAAGTATTAAATCACTATTTGCTCAAGCCGGATTGCAGGTTTACGAATTTCAAGGGAAGGGACACAAAACCGAAAATTTTGTCCACTTTCAGGAATTACTGCATCCAATGGTAAAGGCTTTAGAGCTCACATCGAGCAGTTTTGCTACGGAAACTGGTGCTGAACATTATATCGTGCGATCGACCAAATCGACCGTACCTGCGCGCAGACTGCTGATTCAGACTATCATTATGGCTCCTACAGGGTGCGATCGCGTGCGAGTTTTGGAACCGGACAAATTTAGCGCCACAATTCCCGGTGTCCGCACCGTATCCGGCGTGAAAACAGCAGGATTAATTCCCCCTCTGCCGGAAGAAGAAAAAGTTTTCATCTGGCAGCGGACAATCATGCAATATCCTGCCTACATTCCCCAACTCAAAGAACTCCTGCAACAAGGCTATTTAATAGTAGCTGAAATTGACGACAATCCCATCCGCCGCCGCGAATATGCAGATAATAATTACCTCAGCTATCGCGGCTGTCACTGCGTTCAAACTTCTACGGAACCGCTAGCAAAAATTTTGCGGTCTTACAATCACAATGTTGCGGTATTTCCCAATCAATTAGCTTATCTACCTCCGCCGCGAATTTATCCGGCAGAAGATACAGTCACAATTTTTTTTGGTGCACTCAACCGCGAAAAAGATTGGCAGCCGATTATGGCGGCACTCAATCGCGTTTTAGTGGCACACAAGCACCGGATTCGAGTTAAAGTAATCCACGACCGAATTTTTTTTGAATCCTTGAAAATACAGCAAAAAGAATTTGAACCATTTTGCAGTTACGAACGGTATCAAGAAATCATGTACAGTTGCGATATAGCTTTGCTGCCGCTTGTTTCCAACCCGGTTAACGAAACAAAATCCGACTTAAAATTTATTGAATGTGCAGCGCGGGGAGTAGCGGTGCTGGCAAGTCCCACCGTGTACGAACATTCGATAGTCGAAGGTGAAACCGGATTAATTTATAGATATGAAAAAGAGTTTGAAATTAAGCTGAATTCCCTGATTTCTGACACTTCTCGGCGCCGGGAAATAGCCGCGAATGCTTACGAATGGGTGCGCGACAACCGCTTGCTGTGCGGGCACTACCGACAGCGGCGAGATTGGTACTTACAGATGCGAGACGAGTTGCCACGTTTAAATGCTGAGTTGCGCGATCGCCTGCCGGAGTTATTTGGTGACTAA
- a CDS encoding calcium-binding protein → MRILFTIAHFYNPSGEGKHASQRNDPQPRLNALTACVTALQALYGKSQSMIDISECATIPANQSQQHEIDIVVCTTQGYHLLPQLPVQPRCFMHHATKCEPLLLGFECQAVLRACLDKYDYFCYLEDDLILHDPWFFSKLKWFTHHGGNGNLLQPNRYEIAPKGAVFKAYVDGDLADSATSPFQNVEEQRQLMGKIMEQTVAFERALNPHSGCYFLNAEQMAHWAKQSHFLDRDTSFIGPLESAATLGIMRTFRVYKSTPSYANFLEIQHFGTSFLNLIGNKVRVPQA, encoded by the coding sequence ATGCGAATTCTATTCACTATTGCTCACTTTTACAATCCCAGCGGCGAGGGGAAACACGCTTCCCAGCGAAATGATCCGCAACCACGACTGAATGCTTTAACCGCTTGCGTGACAGCGCTGCAAGCTTTGTACGGCAAATCCCAGTCCATGATTGACATTAGCGAATGTGCAACTATCCCAGCAAATCAATCTCAACAGCACGAAATTGACATTGTTGTTTGCACTACTCAAGGTTATCATCTGTTGCCCCAACTGCCAGTGCAGCCCAGATGTTTTATGCACCACGCTACCAAATGCGAACCGCTGCTTTTGGGGTTTGAGTGTCAAGCAGTTTTGCGAGCGTGTCTAGACAAATACGATTATTTTTGTTATTTGGAAGATGATTTAATTCTGCATGATCCGTGGTTTTTTAGTAAATTAAAGTGGTTTACGCATCACGGGGGAAATGGGAATTTGCTGCAACCTAATCGCTATGAAATAGCGCCTAAAGGCGCGGTTTTTAAAGCATATGTTGATGGTGATTTAGCAGACTCAGCGACTTCTCCCTTTCAAAATGTAGAGGAGCAGCGGCAGTTAATGGGAAAAATCATGGAACAAACAGTCGCTTTTGAGCGGGCTTTGAATCCTCATTCCGGCTGCTATTTTTTGAATGCGGAACAGATGGCACACTGGGCTAAGCAGTCTCATTTTTTGGACAGAGATACTAGCTTTATCGGCCCGCTGGAAAGTGCCGCGACTTTAGGAATTATGCGGACTTTTAGAGTTTACAAGTCAACTCCTTCCTATGCTAACTTTTTGGAGATTCAACATTTTGGAACGAGTTTTCTGAATTTGATTGGTAATAAGGTGAGGGTGCCACAAGCATAA
- a CDS encoding peptidylprolyl isomerase has protein sequence MTGLFQIGDKLLQAQDMPSLLKRYQLMPQFLRGVIVDQAIASFSCSDEERKSAVENFLAQHQLTAPEAKEAWLRSQNMTEEELQEMAVRPLLIEKFKQATWRPKVDNYFLTRKASLDHVVYSLVRTKNPALANELYFRILEGEQTFAEVARDYSEGPESKSGGLLGPVPLSQPHPAISKLLSVSQPNQLWTPRPLAEWMVIIRLEKFMPAQLDESMRLHLINELFESWLAEQISQIGPLQPLSSVSSIS, from the coding sequence ATGACAGGACTTTTTCAAATAGGCGATAAATTACTGCAAGCTCAGGATATGCCATCGCTCCTGAAGCGGTACCAGTTAATGCCGCAATTCTTGCGGGGTGTAATAGTAGACCAAGCGATCGCATCCTTTAGTTGCAGCGACGAAGAACGCAAATCCGCCGTCGAGAACTTTCTGGCACAACACCAACTGACAGCCCCCGAAGCTAAAGAAGCTTGGCTGCGTAGCCAAAACATGACGGAAGAAGAACTTCAAGAGATGGCCGTGAGGCCCTTGCTGATCGAAAAATTTAAGCAAGCCACTTGGAGACCTAAAGTAGATAATTATTTTTTAACCCGCAAAGCCAGCCTAGACCACGTAGTCTATTCCCTGGTACGCACCAAAAATCCAGCACTGGCAAACGAACTTTACTTTCGCATCCTCGAAGGGGAACAAACCTTTGCTGAAGTGGCCCGCGACTATTCCGAAGGGCCCGAGTCCAAGTCAGGCGGCTTGTTGGGCCCAGTACCCCTGAGCCAGCCCCACCCGGCAATCAGCAAACTTTTGTCCGTCAGCCAGCCAAATCAACTCTGGACGCCACGTCCTCTGGCAGAATGGATGGTAATTATTCGACTAGAAAAGTTCATGCCGGCCCAGCTCGATGAATCGATGCGGCTGCACTTGATTAACGAACTCTTTGAAAGCTGGCTCGCCGAACAGATCTCGCAAATAGGCCCGCTACAGCCCCTCTCTTCCGTGTCTTCAATATCATGA